A window of the Cannabis sativa cultivar Pink pepper isolate KNU-18-1 chromosome X, ASM2916894v1, whole genome shotgun sequence genome harbors these coding sequences:
- the LOC115700192 gene encoding floral homeotic protein AGAMOUS — protein sequence MGRGKLPLELIPKVKARRMTFLKRRSCLIKKAYELSTLCNVKVCLIVYDSMNQSSDPIATWPENPHEIRSLINDYKTAMAQKPDSKRLHTIADFIKEKIKKVNTEIEKLDQTSTTNTPSTSTTSFSNNQLVEFVSDLDNKIEQVNERMRHLIHLNHYNNFGMQDPFMSSCSVQYCSPNDHQLPYYNDNEPQILLQQQHQMPWIYDQSSSSSSSKAPLFTFNPSLSFDMSYHYNNCDPFDYAIDEYYNGNNLLLEDQANQHNNNIVLESERGVGAGLHQNDQNGMMLSHNPLMPMQHQNYNVSQTLLPLMPSSTVDTEWHYNQAIPLWDLSPHCDSLENLIMFD from the coding sequence ATGGGACGTGGAAAATTACCACTGGAATTGATACCAAAAGTCAAAGCAAGAAGAATGACATTTTTGAAGAGAAGAAGTTGTCTAATCAAGAAAGCTTATGAATTAAGCACACTTTGCAATGTTAAAGTTTGCTTAATAGTCTATGATTCTATGAACCAATCCTCAGATCCTATAGCCACGTGGCCTGAGAATCCTCATGAGATTAGGTCTCTCATCAATGATTACAAAACTGCTATGGCTCAAAAGCCAGACTCAAAAAGACTCCATACCATAGCAGATTTCATAAAGGAAAAAATCAAGAAAGTCAACACAGAGATAGAGAAATTAGATCAAACTTCCACTACTAATACTCCTTCAACATCAACAACAAGTTTCAGTAATAATCAACTTGTTGAATTTGTTTCTGATCTGGATAACAAAATTGAACAAGTGAATGAGAGAATGAGGCATTTGATTCATCTCAACCATTATAACAATTTTGGTATGCAAGATCCATTCATGAGTAGTTGTAGTGTTCAATATTGTTCTCCTAATGATCATCAGCTTCCTTATTACAACGATAACGAGCCTCAAATTCTACTACAACAACAGCATCAAATGCCTTGGATTTATGATCAGTCtagctcttcttcttcttcaaaggCTCCTCTATTTACCTTCAATCCAAGCTTGTCGTTTGACATGAGTTATCATTACAACAACTGTGACCCTTTTGATTATGCAATTGATGAGTACTATAATGGTAATAATCTTCTTctagaagatcaagctaatcaACATAACAACAACATTGTGTTGGAATCTGAAAGAGGAGTAGGAGCAGGGCTGCACCAAAATGATCAGAATGGAATGATGTTGTCTCACAATCCTCTTATGCCTATGCAACACCAAAATTACAATGTGAGCCAAACACTACTGCCATTGATGCCTAGCTCGACGGTTGACACTGAATGGCATTACAATCAGGCTATTCCATTATGGGATTTGTCCCCACATTGTGATTCATTAGAGAATTTAATCATGTTTGATtag
- the LOC115700197 gene encoding uncharacterized protein LOC115700197, with amino-acid sequence MDRQAHDYAAASAMAYAQQQRGVNPQQQQQGFGYPPPPQQQQQQQQQQFPPFIPPHPSMQQFPYQVHPHLHHLQQQPPSAYPSLMGPPLVPPPFHASYDAGAGAPPPPLPAAPPSDPELHKRIDKLAEYAAKNGPEFEAMIREKQQDNPDYGFLFGGDGHGYYRYKLWLCTRGAGGGSFNPPFPPSSIHMMRPPPNPMLSPSHLSAPPPIMGGPQMHQPPYFYEHQHPQPFGSYGRPDYDQSSKSFKGLSGPLPSDVAVELSNVLITLNGTKESIKGAKFWFMQRSIFAPALAEALRDRVFSVDDSERQLHIIYLANDILFESVHRRTGDELDNEALAFKPVLGPMLARIFHNPQIQEENQSKLQQLLQLWASNNIYDPDTINALRNEMIGGESANSFAGSSSAADLASGLPQQMANHNLSQWQPERPGSVTGLGDQEHDKHAAPGQNMPSLVASQQFLPNSVPPGAFAGSIPIPTSIQAASQHAAGPLLPCQAANSGEKVPPYPLFPPGLIPGMVRKMQIGSGVPYSSMSPLDIPTVIPPSSITQSEVLERVSKFFKEIGEVNPSEGPLKSDAGDFDEEYEREYEREASSRKGGACIPPPPNLQLDPETGTYADGSVDRKPGFGSSGRLGLGAAANPNEVSQYDDVYTSYRKQRSTNYHSSMSARTAAK; translated from the exons ATGGATCGGCAAGCACACGATTACGCCGCCGCCTCTGCCATGGCTTATGCCCAGCAGCAGCGTGGGGTAAATCCACAGCAGCAACAGCAAGGGTTTGGATACCCTCCTCCTCCTcagcagcagcagcaacaacaacagcagCAGTTCCCTCCTTTCATTCCCCCGCACCCGTCGATGCAGCAATTCCCTTACCAAGTCCATCCCCACCTTCATCATCTCCAACAGCAGCCCCCGTCCGCTTATCCCTCCCTCATGGGCCCTCCGCTTGTGCCTCCGCCTTTCCACGCTTCTTACGATGCCGGGGCGGGTGCACCGCCTCCACCATTACCAGCTGCTCCTCCTTCGGACCCAGAGCTTCATAAGCGAATCGATAAATTGGCTGAGTATGCTGCGAAGAATGGGCCTGAATTTGAAGCCATGATACGGGAAAAGCAGCAAGATAATCCTGATTACGGTTTCCTGTTTGGTGGGGATGGCCATGGTTACTACCGTTATAAGCTTTGGCTATGTACAAGAGGCGCAGGTGGTGGGTCATTCAATCCGCCGTTTCCTCCTTCGTCTATACATATGATGCGTCCTCCTCCGAATCCCATGTTGAGCCCGTCTCACTTGAGTGCACCTCCTCCAATAATGGGTGGTCCCCAAATGCATCAACCACCGTATTTCTATGAGCATCAACATCCTCAGCCTTTTGGCTCTTACGGTAGACCAGACTATGATCAGTCTTCCAAGTCTTTTAAAGGGCTTTCGGGTCCGCTACCCTCCGATGTTGCGGTGGAGTTAAGTAATGTGCTTATTACTCTTAATGGCACCAAAGAGTCTATCAAAGGTGCCAAGTTTTGGTTCATGCAGAGGTCTATATTTGCACCGGCTTTGGCTGAGGCACTTAGAGACAGAGTATTCTCTGTGGACGATTCCGAAAGGCAACTCCATATAATTTACCTTGCTAATGACATTCTTTTCGAAAG TGTGCACCGAAGAACTGGTGATGAACTTGATAATGAGGCACTTGCATTCAAGCCTGTCTTAGGTCCCATGCTTGCAAGGATCTTCCATAATCCTCAAATTCAAGAGGAAAACCAGTCAAAGTTACAACAGCTTTTACAGTTATGGGCGTCCAATAACATTTATGATCCAGATACTATTAATGCCTTACGAAATGAGATGATTGGTGGAGAGTCGGCCAATTCTTTTGCTGGATCCTCAAGTGCTGCAGATTTAGCTTCTG GATTACCACAGCAGATGGCAAATCATAACTTGTCTCAATGGCAGCCTGAACGGCCAGGTTCCGTTACTGGTTTAGGAGACCAAGAGCACGATAAACATGCAGCCCCTGGTCAAAACATGCCATCATTGGTTGCATCCCAGCAATTTCTTCCAAATTCAGTCCCTCCTGGTGCTTTTGCAGGCTCCATCCCCATACCAACCTCTATTCAAGCAGCAAGTCAACATGCTGCAGGCCCTTTATTGCCATGCCAAGCTGCTAACAGCGGTGAAAAGGTACCACCATATCCTTTGTTCCCGCCTGGTCTAATTCCAGGAATGGTCAGAAAGATGCAGATTGGCAGTGGAGTGCCTTACTCTTCGATGAGTCCTTTGGACATCCCAACTGTCATACCTCCATCCAGTATTACACAATCAGAAGTTCTTGAAAGAGTGTCCAAATTCTTTAAAGAGATTGGAGAAGTTAACCCTTCTGAAGGGCCCCTTAAATCTGATGCTGGTGATTTTGATGAGGAGTATGAGAGAGAGTACGAAAGAGAAGCTTCTTCACGGAAGGGAGGGGCTTGCATTCCCCCACCACCAAACCTGCAATTGGACCCTGAGACAGGGACATATGCTGATGGAAGTGTAGATCGTAAACCTGGATTTGGTAGCTCGGGAAGGTTAGGGCTCGGTGCTGCAGCTAATCCTAATGAAGTAAGTCAGTACGATGATGTTTATACTTCTTACAGGAAACAAAGAAGCACCAATTACCATTCATCCATGAGCGCTAGAACCGCGGCAAAGTAA